Proteins encoded by one window of Pyrinomonadaceae bacterium:
- a CDS encoding SRPBCC family protein, whose product MSDSLNKIIDSYDPSAQLERASTIPAPWYTDERVFELEQRTVFSQSWQVAARVDQLQKSGDYVTTDIGDEPVVVVRGSDNQIRAFFNVCRHHAAAVMTEPHGNAPQMRCPYHGWTYSLEGELKGTPDFSGVCDFDRGGNGLIPVEVAGWQNWILVRSNGGQTIGTQAAGLLRTPEACVPISANRTLENQPIEDWLGNQLVNEIGALGLSNLQWFERRKYIIDCNWKVFVDNYLDGGYHVPHLHKGLDSVLDYSNYTIECGARHCLQSSPMVTTDDADVAATRSGERALYYWIYPNFMINCYDGVMDTNLVRPISVDRTEVIFDFYFADVSDDARAQNLASVAVGDRIQQEDLDICASVQRGLKSRAYDAGRLSVRREAGEHLFHRLLHADLKRGILLK is encoded by the coding sequence ATGAGCGATTCTCTGAACAAAATCATCGACAGCTACGACCCGAGCGCTCAACTCGAGCGTGCATCCACTATTCCCGCGCCGTGGTACACAGACGAACGCGTCTTTGAACTTGAACAGCGAACCGTGTTCAGCCAATCGTGGCAGGTAGCGGCCCGCGTCGATCAACTTCAGAAATCGGGTGACTACGTTACGACTGATATTGGCGATGAGCCGGTCGTGGTTGTTCGTGGCAGCGACAATCAGATAAGGGCCTTCTTCAATGTGTGCCGGCATCACGCCGCGGCGGTAATGACTGAGCCGCACGGCAACGCACCGCAGATGCGCTGCCCCTATCACGGCTGGACGTATTCACTCGAGGGCGAGCTCAAAGGCACTCCTGATTTCAGCGGTGTCTGCGATTTCGATCGCGGAGGCAACGGATTAATACCGGTTGAGGTGGCGGGTTGGCAGAACTGGATCCTGGTGCGGAGTAACGGCGGACAAACTATCGGTACGCAGGCCGCTGGCCTGCTGAGAACGCCGGAGGCTTGCGTACCGATTTCTGCCAACCGAACACTCGAAAATCAACCAATCGAGGATTGGCTCGGCAATCAACTGGTCAACGAAATCGGCGCGCTGGGACTCAGCAATCTTCAGTGGTTCGAACGCCGGAAATACATCATCGACTGCAATTGGAAGGTCTTTGTCGATAACTATCTTGACGGCGGCTATCACGTGCCGCATTTGCACAAAGGCCTGGACAGCGTGCTCGATTACAGCAACTACACGATCGAGTGCGGCGCACGTCACTGCCTGCAGAGTAGTCCCATGGTTACGACTGACGACGCCGATGTCGCCGCGACGCGGTCCGGCGAGCGCGCGCTCTACTACTGGATTTATCCGAACTTCATGATCAACTGCTACGACGGCGTGATGGATACCAACCTGGTGAGGCCCATCTCAGTTGATCGCACTGAAGTCATTTTCGATTTTTATTTCGCGGATGTTTCCGACGACGCACGGGCACAAAATCTGGCCAGCGTCGCCGTCGGCGATCGGATTCAGCAGGAAGACCTGGATATCTGCGCTTCGGTACAGCGCGGCTTAAAGTCGCGTGCTTATGATGCGGGGCGTTTGTCGGTTCGGCGGGAAGCCGGCGAACATCTCTTTCACCGGCTCCTGCACGCGGATTTGAAACGCGGAATTCTCTTAAAATGA
- a CDS encoding lipid-binding SYLF domain-containing protein, protein MQRFASRLIILLVLLIPFTAFAQTSRERSTKKALAAAKQSERATRVFNSIMATREKSIPRDLLQRAEAVAVFPGVLKGGFIVGGRRGSGVISRRVAGGWSAPAFFDLTGGSFGLQIGASSTDYVLLFMNEEAVGSLLGNKLEIGGEGSAAAGPVGRAASASTDLRLNAQILSYSRSKGAFAGLELKGVVIQPDNEDNSQVYGMTARDILTGANKIPMAKMPEGVRIFPQTLAQYSTR, encoded by the coding sequence ATGCAGCGCTTCGCAAGTCGATTGATAATTCTGCTCGTCCTGCTGATTCCGTTTACCGCCTTCGCGCAGACCAGCCGTGAACGCAGCACAAAGAAAGCTCTCGCTGCGGCCAAGCAGTCAGAACGCGCGACCCGCGTTTTCAATTCCATCATGGCGACGCGCGAGAAATCCATTCCGCGCGACCTGCTGCAGCGCGCTGAAGCCGTCGCCGTGTTTCCCGGTGTCTTGAAGGGCGGCTTTATCGTGGGCGGGCGACGAGGCTCCGGGGTCATTAGCCGCCGCGTCGCGGGCGGCTGGAGCGCGCCGGCGTTTTTCGATCTCACCGGCGGCAGCTTCGGTTTGCAGATTGGCGCCTCGTCAACCGACTACGTTCTCTTGTTTATGAATGAAGAAGCCGTCGGAAGTTTGCTCGGCAACAAGTTAGAGATTGGCGGTGAAGGCAGCGCGGCTGCCGGTCCGGTGGGAAGGGCCGCGAGTGCTTCGACGGACCTGAGGTTGAACGCTCAAATTCTTTCTTACTCGCGCAGCAAGGGTGCCTTCGCGGGACTCGAGCTTAAAGGCGTAGTCATCCAGCCGGACAACGAAGACAACTCGCAGGTTTACGGCATGACCGCGCGCGACATTCTCACAGGTGCAAACAAGATTCCGATGGCGAAGATGCCCGAAGGCGTCCGCATCTTTCCGCAAACGCTGGCGCAATATTCCACCCGGTAG
- a CDS encoding M48 family metalloprotease, with product MNTLRKRSFIVAALCFCVAFTSVAPVAFAQKKQAPVEATAPPVREEFKFGDVDLEVLEQVNLLDRRFEKDGLVLEDEATNAYLSRIGRSLIPAGLFLDNVAWKFRALRDPEPNAFALPNGSIYVTTGLLALVDNESQLAAIMAHELTHVMRRHTYMQNRSNRKKFLTMNVIAIIGSVTPGMVGTAISLAAAISPFIVMSMIAGYSRDSEREADHRAVDMMISAEYPPEEAINVMKLLSQDIEGEQIKLFYNDHPELQERVRYLTSYLGTRADRVTPQMELNREKAAYFRKMEPVMRHNVQLAINAARYRSAVYFAQRLVDFRPDSSENVFLLAEAFRTLGPRSPQLAGRELTNSGKKDAAKKREKRTADELERELLATPAGQENWKIHQQKAEELYLRSLGLNAPVPAAHRGLGMLYEKLGRTAEALTAYEKYIELAPTAFDRERILRRIETLRRV from the coding sequence ATGAATACTCTCAGGAAGAGAAGTTTTATTGTCGCGGCACTGTGCTTTTGTGTCGCGTTTACTTCAGTTGCTCCCGTCGCCTTTGCTCAGAAAAAGCAGGCACCGGTCGAAGCAACCGCGCCGCCGGTTCGTGAAGAATTCAAGTTCGGCGACGTCGATCTGGAGGTCCTCGAGCAGGTGAATCTGCTCGATCGCCGTTTCGAAAAAGACGGCCTCGTACTCGAAGACGAAGCCACAAATGCTTACCTGTCTCGCATTGGCCGCTCACTCATTCCAGCAGGCCTGTTTCTCGACAATGTAGCCTGGAAGTTCCGCGCATTACGCGATCCTGAACCGAACGCGTTTGCGCTGCCCAACGGATCGATCTATGTCACGACGGGTCTGCTGGCGCTGGTCGACAATGAATCACAACTGGCTGCGATCATGGCGCACGAACTGACGCACGTCATGCGACGCCACACCTACATGCAAAACCGCAGCAACCGGAAGAAGTTTCTGACGATGAATGTCATCGCGATCATCGGCTCGGTTACGCCCGGAATGGTGGGCACCGCCATTAGTCTGGCCGCCGCGATCTCGCCTTTCATCGTCATGTCTATGATTGCCGGTTACAGTCGCGACTCGGAACGCGAAGCCGATCATCGGGCGGTGGACATGATGATCTCAGCCGAGTATCCGCCTGAAGAAGCGATCAATGTGATGAAGCTGCTCAGCCAGGATATTGAAGGCGAGCAGATCAAACTCTTTTACAACGATCATCCGGAATTGCAGGAGCGCGTCAGGTACCTGACCTCGTATCTGGGTACGCGGGCTGACCGGGTAACTCCTCAGATGGAGTTGAATCGCGAGAAGGCAGCGTACTTCCGGAAAATGGAGCCGGTGATGCGGCACAACGTGCAGCTCGCGATTAATGCGGCGCGGTATCGCTCGGCCGTTTACTTTGCGCAGCGGCTGGTAGACTTTCGGCCCGACTCGTCCGAGAACGTTTTTCTGTTGGCCGAAGCGTTTCGCACCCTTGGCCCGCGGTCGCCACAGTTGGCTGGGCGCGAATTGACGAACAGCGGCAAGAAGGACGCGGCCAAAAAGCGGGAGAAGCGAACGGCTGATGAACTCGAGCGTGAACTGCTGGCGACCCCGGCCGGCCAGGAAAATTGGAAGATTCATCAGCAAAAGGCTGAAGAGTTGTATTTGCGTTCGTTGGGTTTGAACGCACCAGTGCCGGCTGCGCATCGCGGACTCGGCATGCTTTACGAGAAGCTGGGTCGAACTGCGGAGGCCCTCACGGCTTATGAAAAATACATCGAGCTGGCGCCGACTGCGTTCGATCGTGAAAGAATTCTAAGACGTATTGAAACCTTAAGGAGAGTTTAG
- a CDS encoding aminomethyltransferase family protein, producing the protein MPIGTPFHERTFALCESLNYREWSGYYAVSAYETHHDHEYNAIRNAAALIDISPLYKYRVTGNDATRLVDRIITRDMRKVSVGQVIYTPWCDEHGKVIDDGTVSRLEENVYRWTAADPSLRWFTQNAAGLDVEIEDISESVAALALQGPTSGRLLKAVVANADIENLKYFRVTRGTIAGVPVEVSRTGYTGDLGYEIWLPAADAVKVWDTLIDQGKPFDIKPTGMLALDVARIEAGLLLIDIDFSSSKKALIDPQRYSPYEMGLGRLVSLDKQKFVGRAALVAEQKRGTPRHIVGLEIHWPEVETIYEHVGLPPAVSPIASRVAVPVYSNGTQLGKATSTTWSPTLKTMIALATLESDFTKVGSKVEVEITVEAVRHRVPATVTKTPFYNPKHKMATPIL; encoded by the coding sequence ATGCCCATCGGTACTCCATTTCATGAACGGACGTTTGCCCTGTGCGAAAGTCTCAACTATCGCGAGTGGTCGGGCTACTACGCCGTCAGCGCGTACGAGACGCATCACGATCATGAGTACAACGCGATTCGAAATGCCGCGGCGCTGATCGACATCTCGCCGCTGTATAAATATCGAGTCACGGGAAACGATGCGACGCGTCTGGTTGATCGAATCATAACGCGCGACATGCGCAAGGTTTCCGTCGGGCAGGTGATTTACACGCCCTGGTGTGACGAGCACGGCAAGGTGATCGACGACGGCACAGTCTCCCGGCTCGAAGAGAACGTCTATCGGTGGACAGCGGCCGATCCAAGTCTGCGCTGGTTCACGCAGAACGCGGCCGGGCTCGATGTTGAGATCGAAGACATTTCGGAATCGGTCGCCGCGCTCGCTCTGCAAGGTCCGACATCGGGTCGCCTCCTGAAAGCCGTTGTCGCCAACGCTGACATCGAGAACCTGAAGTACTTCCGCGTCACCAGAGGCACAATCGCGGGTGTGCCGGTGGAAGTTTCGCGCACCGGATACACCGGCGATCTCGGTTACGAAATTTGGCTGCCGGCAGCAGACGCGGTGAAGGTTTGGGACACACTGATCGATCAGGGCAAGCCGTTCGACATTAAACCCACCGGCATGCTCGCCTTGGATGTCGCGCGCATCGAAGCCGGGCTACTGCTCATCGATATCGACTTCAGCAGCAGCAAGAAAGCGCTGATCGATCCACAGAGATACTCACCGTATGAAATGGGACTCGGCCGCCTGGTCAGTCTCGACAAGCAGAAGTTTGTCGGGCGGGCGGCTTTGGTCGCCGAACAGAAGCGCGGGACCCCGCGGCACATCGTCGGCCTGGAAATTCACTGGCCTGAGGTTGAGACGATTTACGAGCACGTTGGTTTGCCGCCGGCTGTCTCGCCCATCGCGTCGCGCGTAGCGGTTCCTGTTTACAGCAACGGAACGCAACTGGGTAAAGCGACTTCAACCACCTGGTCGCCCACGTTGAAAACAATGATCGCGCTGGCCACTCTGGAAAGCGACTTCACCAAAGTCGGTTCGAAGGTTGAAGTCGAAATTACGGTGGAAGCCGTACGGCATCGAGTACCCGCCACGGTCACCAAGACGCCGTTTTACAATCCGAAGCATAAGATGGCGACGCCGATACTGTGA
- a CDS encoding lipid-binding SYLF domain-containing protein, whose amino-acid sequence MYQSIKVFRLTVVVVLAVLCVGLIVSAQTPPKNASKLAKAAKETQSAANTFTEIMNVPDKAIPQNLLDKAEAVAVFEMVKAGFIVGGRTGHGVISRRVPGGWSAPAFYNLNGASFGLQIGASKTDVILLFMNTGAVDSLMQDKFEIGGEGSIAAGPIGRSAAASTDAQLKAQILSYSRSKGLFAGLEIKGVVISPDNNDNEPVYGMKADGVLSPARQWKLTGMPASVRIFPRTLARYSARK is encoded by the coding sequence ATGTATCAGTCAATCAAGGTTTTTCGTCTTACGGTTGTTGTCGTCCTCGCGGTTCTTTGTGTTGGCTTAATTGTGTCTGCGCAAACGCCCCCTAAGAATGCGAGCAAACTCGCGAAAGCGGCGAAAGAGACGCAATCCGCAGCTAATACGTTCACAGAAATCATGAATGTGCCCGATAAGGCAATTCCGCAGAACCTGCTGGACAAAGCGGAAGCTGTGGCCGTGTTTGAAATGGTGAAAGCCGGCTTTATTGTCGGCGGCCGCACCGGACACGGCGTAATCAGCCGGCGAGTACCCGGCGGGTGGAGCGCTCCGGCGTTCTACAACTTGAACGGGGCCAGCTTCGGATTGCAGATAGGGGCCTCCAAAACAGATGTGATTTTGCTTTTCATGAACACCGGCGCAGTTGATAGCTTGATGCAGGACAAGTTCGAGATTGGGGGCGAAGGCAGCATCGCGGCCGGTCCCATCGGCCGATCGGCGGCGGCTTCAACCGATGCGCAATTGAAAGCTCAGATACTTTCTTATTCGCGCAGCAAGGGCCTGTTCGCCGGATTGGAAATCAAAGGCGTGGTGATTTCGCCCGATAACAACGACAACGAACCGGTTTATGGAATGAAAGCCGACGGGGTGCTTTCGCCGGCGCGACAATGGAAGCTGACCGGGATGCCTGCGAGTGTTCGGATCTTTCCGCGCACGTTAGCCAGGTACTCTGCCAGGAAATGA